A single Muntiacus reevesi chromosome 9, mMunRee1.1, whole genome shotgun sequence DNA region contains:
- the ACAD8 gene encoding isobutyryl-CoA dehydrogenase, mitochondrial isoform X2, whose translation MGLNEEQKEFQKVAFNFAAREMAPHMAEWDQKELFPVDMMRKAAQLGFGGVYVRTDVGGAGLSRLDTSVIFEALATGCTSTTAYMSIHNMCVWMIDRFGSEQQRQRLCPPLCAMEKFASYCLTEPGSGSDAASLVTSAVRRQDHYILNGSKAFISGGGEADIYVVMCRTGGPGPRGISCIVVEKGTPGLSFGKKEKKVGWNSQPTRAVIFEDCAVPVANRIGDEGQGFLIAMKGLNGGRINVASCSLGAAHASVVLARDYLKVRKQFGEPLANNQYLQFQLAEMAARLVASRLMIRTAAVALQEEREDAVVLCSMAKLFATDECFAICNQALQMHGGYGYLKDYAVQQYVRDSRVHQILEGSNEVMRMLISRNLLQE comes from the exons ATGGGACTAAATGAAGAGcagaaagagttccagaaagtgGCCTTCAACTTTGCTGCCCGTGAGATGGCGCCGCACATGGCAGAGTGGGACCAGAAG GAGCTGTTCCCTGTGGACATGATGCGGAAGGCAGCGCAGCTGGGCTTCGGGGGGGTGTACGTTCGGACAGACGTCGGAGGGGCGGGCCTCTCGCGGCTGGACACCTCCGTCATCTTTGAAGCCTTGGCCACGGGCTGCACCAGCACCACGGCCTACATGAGCATCCACAA CATGTGTGTCTGGATGATCGACCGCTTTGGGAGTGAGCAGCAGCGGCAGCGGCTATGCCCGCCGCTCTGCGCCATGGAGAAGTTCGCCTCCTACTGCCTCACCGAGCCAG GGAGTGGGAGCGACGCCGCCTCCCTCGTGACCTCTGCCGTGCGACGACAGGATCATTACATCCTCAATGGCTCCAAG GCCTTCATCAGTGGTGGCGGCGAAGCTGACATCTACGTAGTCATGTGCCGCACAGGAGGGCCGGGCCCCAGAGGCATCTCCTGCATAGTGGTGGAGAAGGGGACCCCTGGCCTCAGCTTCggcaagaaggagaaaaag GTGGGGTGGAACTCACAGCCGACCCGAGCGGTGATCTTTGAAGACTGTGCCGTCCCGGTGGCCAACAGGATCGGGGACGAGGGCCAGGGCTTCCTCATCGCCATGAAGGGCCTGAATGGCGGGAGGATCAATGTCG cctcctgctCCCTGGGAGCCGCTCACGCCTCGGTCGTCCTCGCTCGAGACTACCTCAAGGTCCGAAAGCAGTTTGGAGAGCCTCTGGCCAATAACCAG TACCTGCAGTTCCAGCTGGCCGAGATGGCGGCCAGGCTGGTGGCCTCACGGCTGATGATCCGCACTGCAGCTGTGGCTCTGCAGGAGGAGCGGGAGGATGCGGTGGTCCTGTGCTCCATGGCCAAACTCTTCGCTACGGATGAATGCTTTGCG ATCTGCAACCAGGCCCTGCAGATGCACGGCGGCTATGGCTACCTGAAAGACTACGCCGTCCAGCAGTACGTGCGGGACTCCCGGGTCCATCAGATCCTTGAAG GCAGCAACGAAGTGATGCGGATGCTGATCTCAAGGAACCTGCTGCAGGAGTAG
- the ACAD8 gene encoding isobutyryl-CoA dehydrogenase, mitochondrial isoform X1: MLRGTCQRAGAWLRGLRRGPRGPAENARRGVVSCIDPSMGLNEEQKEFQKVAFNFAAREMAPHMAEWDQKELFPVDMMRKAAQLGFGGVYVRTDVGGAGLSRLDTSVIFEALATGCTSTTAYMSIHNMCVWMIDRFGSEQQRQRLCPPLCAMEKFASYCLTEPGSGSDAASLVTSAVRRQDHYILNGSKAFISGGGEADIYVVMCRTGGPGPRGISCIVVEKGTPGLSFGKKEKKVGWNSQPTRAVIFEDCAVPVANRIGDEGQGFLIAMKGLNGGRINVASCSLGAAHASVVLARDYLKVRKQFGEPLANNQYLQFQLAEMAARLVASRLMIRTAAVALQEEREDAVVLCSMAKLFATDECFAICNQALQMHGGYGYLKDYAVQQYVRDSRVHQILEGSNEVMRMLISRNLLQE, encoded by the exons ATGCTGCGAGGAACCTGCCAGCGCGCTGGGGCGTGGCTGAGGGGGCTGCGCCGCGGGCCCCGGGGCCCCGCCGAGAACGCCCGGAGGGGCGTCGTCTCCTGCATCGACC CTTCCATGGGACTAAATGAAGAGcagaaagagttccagaaagtgGCCTTCAACTTTGCTGCCCGTGAGATGGCGCCGCACATGGCAGAGTGGGACCAGAAG GAGCTGTTCCCTGTGGACATGATGCGGAAGGCAGCGCAGCTGGGCTTCGGGGGGGTGTACGTTCGGACAGACGTCGGAGGGGCGGGCCTCTCGCGGCTGGACACCTCCGTCATCTTTGAAGCCTTGGCCACGGGCTGCACCAGCACCACGGCCTACATGAGCATCCACAA CATGTGTGTCTGGATGATCGACCGCTTTGGGAGTGAGCAGCAGCGGCAGCGGCTATGCCCGCCGCTCTGCGCCATGGAGAAGTTCGCCTCCTACTGCCTCACCGAGCCAG GGAGTGGGAGCGACGCCGCCTCCCTCGTGACCTCTGCCGTGCGACGACAGGATCATTACATCCTCAATGGCTCCAAG GCCTTCATCAGTGGTGGCGGCGAAGCTGACATCTACGTAGTCATGTGCCGCACAGGAGGGCCGGGCCCCAGAGGCATCTCCTGCATAGTGGTGGAGAAGGGGACCCCTGGCCTCAGCTTCggcaagaaggagaaaaag GTGGGGTGGAACTCACAGCCGACCCGAGCGGTGATCTTTGAAGACTGTGCCGTCCCGGTGGCCAACAGGATCGGGGACGAGGGCCAGGGCTTCCTCATCGCCATGAAGGGCCTGAATGGCGGGAGGATCAATGTCG cctcctgctCCCTGGGAGCCGCTCACGCCTCGGTCGTCCTCGCTCGAGACTACCTCAAGGTCCGAAAGCAGTTTGGAGAGCCTCTGGCCAATAACCAG TACCTGCAGTTCCAGCTGGCCGAGATGGCGGCCAGGCTGGTGGCCTCACGGCTGATGATCCGCACTGCAGCTGTGGCTCTGCAGGAGGAGCGGGAGGATGCGGTGGTCCTGTGCTCCATGGCCAAACTCTTCGCTACGGATGAATGCTTTGCG ATCTGCAACCAGGCCCTGCAGATGCACGGCGGCTATGGCTACCTGAAAGACTACGCCGTCCAGCAGTACGTGCGGGACTCCCGGGTCCATCAGATCCTTGAAG GCAGCAACGAAGTGATGCGGATGCTGATCTCAAGGAACCTGCTGCAGGAGTAG